One segment of Streptomyces sp. NBC_01463 DNA contains the following:
- a CDS encoding HU family DNA-binding protein yields MNRSELVAALADRAEVTRKDADAVLAALAETVGEIVAKGDEKVTIPGFLTFERTHRAARTARNPQTGDPINIPAGYSVKVSAGSKLKEAAKGK; encoded by the coding sequence ATGAACCGCAGTGAGCTGGTGGCCGCCCTGGCCGACCGCGCCGAGGTGACTCGCAAGGACGCCGACGCCGTGCTGGCCGCGCTCGCCGAGACCGTCGGTGAGATCGTCGCCAAGGGCGACGAGAAGGTCACCATCCCCGGTTTCCTGACCTTCGAGCGCACCCACCGTGCCGCTCGCACCGCTCGTAACCCGCAGACCGGCGACCCGATCAACATCCCGGCCGGCTACAGCGTGAAGGTCTCCGCGGGCTCGAAGCTCAAGGAAGCCGCCAAGGGCAAGTAA
- a CDS encoding DUF3039 domain-containing protein, giving the protein MSTLEPERGAGTGTLVEPTPQVSNGDGDHERYAHYVQKDKIMASALEGTPVVALCGKVWVPGRDPKKYPVCPMCKEIYESMGAGGDKDKGKGGKDKQ; this is encoded by the coding sequence ATGAGCACTCTTGAGCCCGAGCGCGGGGCAGGTACCGGAACCCTCGTGGAGCCGACGCCGCAGGTGTCGAACGGCGACGGCGACCACGAGCGCTACGCCCATTACGTTCAGAAGGACAAGATCATGGCGAGTGCCCTGGAGGGCACCCCCGTGGTCGCACTGTGCGGCAAGGTCTGGGTGCCGGGGCGTGACCCCAAGAAGTACCCGGTGTGCCCCATGTGCAAGGAGATCTACGAGTCCATGGGCGCCGGCGGCGACAAGGACAAGGGCAAGGGCGGCAAGGACAAGCAGTAG
- a CDS encoding carbohydrate ABC transporter permease: MSLPSLLRVRRPGRLAAEAAALLIAAAVAFPLYWMVLSAIKPAGEIQSAHPRPWTLSPSLDSFRRVFQQQDFGRYFLNSLIVAGTVVIVSALIAFLAATAVTRFRFRFRTTLLIMFLVAQMVPVEALTIPLFFLMRDFGQLNTLGSLILPHLAFSLPFAIWMLRGFVRAVPDALEEAAYIDGASRARFLWQILFPLVFPGLVATSVFSFISTWNDFLFAKSFLISDTSQSTLPMALLVFFKPDENDWGGIMAASTVMTVPVLVFFVLVQRRLVSGLGGAVKD, from the coding sequence GTGAGCCTGCCGTCCCTGTTGCGCGTCCGCCGGCCCGGCCGGCTCGCCGCCGAGGCCGCGGCGCTGCTGATCGCCGCCGCCGTCGCCTTCCCGCTCTACTGGATGGTGCTCTCCGCCATCAAACCGGCGGGCGAGATCCAGTCCGCGCACCCGCGGCCGTGGACCCTGTCGCCGTCCCTGGACTCCTTCCGCCGGGTCTTCCAGCAGCAGGACTTCGGGCGCTACTTCCTCAACAGCCTGATCGTCGCCGGGACGGTCGTGATCGTCTCCGCGCTGATTGCCTTCCTGGCGGCGACGGCGGTGACCCGGTTCAGATTCCGCTTCCGCACCACGCTGTTGATCATGTTCCTGGTCGCGCAGATGGTGCCGGTCGAGGCGCTGACGATCCCGCTGTTCTTCCTGATGCGGGACTTCGGCCAGCTGAACACGCTCGGTTCGCTGATCCTGCCGCACCTCGCGTTCTCGCTGCCGTTCGCGATCTGGATGCTGCGCGGCTTCGTCAGGGCCGTCCCGGACGCCCTGGAGGAGGCCGCGTACATCGACGGGGCGAGCCGGGCCCGCTTCCTGTGGCAGATCCTCTTCCCGCTGGTCTTCCCGGGCCTCGTGGCGACCAGCGTCTTCTCGTTCATCTCGACCTGGAACGACTTCCTGTTCGCGAAGTCCTTCCTGATCAGCGACACCTCCCAGTCGACGCTCCCGATGGCGCTGCTGGTCTTCTTCAAACCCGATGAGAACGACTGGGGCGGGATCATGGCAGCCTCGACGGTGATGACCGTCCCCGTGCTGGTCTTCTTCGTACTCGTGCAGCGACGCCTGGTCTCGGGACTGGGCGGAGCGGTTAAGGACTGA
- a CDS encoding AAA family ATPase, translating to MAAQDAAVDSLRDREIGVEQEHLDRVYHRLEEKIHEAEFLMNDAVKRGQVGTPGALAERDAQVFRAGIHLNRLNSEFEDFLFGRIDLLLGKDGERGPDGAFTSVEPADDVVREDGTADIAETLHIGRIGVLDSDYAPLVIDWRAPAAAPFYRSTPKEPGRVVRRRVIRSKGRRVLGVEDDLMRPELTAFLEGDKLPVIGDGALMAALGQARSHTMRDIVSSIQAEQDLVIRAPAASVTEVSGGPGTGKTAVALHRAAYLLYQDRRRYAGGILVVSPTPLLVAYTEGVLPSLGEEGQVAIRAVGSLSDEAAGTEGATTYDEPAVARIKGSSRMLHVLRKAARGALEQPAARPAAQEGQLAFGEAEEAPQEAATPTRLRVVAFGARVELHEDELRRIRNNVLSGTAPVNLLRPRARKLLLDALWNRSSGRGRYTDQELAAELRSSFDEDVSTETPFIEFLNAWWPELTPRGVLAAMADEKRLARWARRTLNQGEVRRLARSLKRLDAEGRGPLSVHDVAILDELQTLLGTPHRPKRKREFDPLDQLTGLEELMPQREETQWERAERLAAERTEYAHVIVDEAQDLTPMQWRMVGRRGRHATWTIVGDPAQSSWSDPDEASAARDEALGSRPRRNFTLTVNYRNPAEIAELAAKVLALAMPGMESPAAVRSTGVKPRFETVRDGDLAGTVREEARRLLGEVDGTVGVVVAMNRRAQARGWLAELGERVVALGSLEAKGLEYDATVVVSPAEIADESPAGLRVLYVALTRATQQLTVVSGERDLPDEDGVPDLLRD from the coding sequence GTGGCCGCGCAGGATGCCGCTGTCGATTCGTTGCGGGACCGGGAAATCGGTGTCGAGCAGGAACATCTCGACCGTGTTTACCACCGCCTCGAGGAGAAGATCCACGAGGCGGAATTTCTCATGAATGACGCCGTCAAGCGCGGCCAGGTGGGTACACCGGGAGCGCTCGCCGAACGGGACGCCCAGGTGTTCCGCGCCGGAATCCACCTCAACCGGCTGAACAGCGAGTTCGAGGACTTCCTCTTCGGGAGGATCGACCTGCTGCTCGGCAAGGACGGTGAACGCGGCCCGGACGGCGCGTTCACCTCCGTCGAACCCGCCGACGACGTCGTACGGGAGGACGGCACCGCCGATATCGCCGAGACGCTGCACATCGGCCGGATCGGGGTCCTCGACTCCGACTACGCGCCGCTGGTCATCGACTGGCGGGCCCCGGCGGCCGCCCCGTTCTACCGTTCGACGCCCAAGGAACCGGGCCGGGTGGTACGCCGCCGGGTCATCCGCTCCAAGGGCCGCCGGGTCCTCGGGGTCGAGGACGACCTGATGCGGCCCGAGCTGACCGCGTTCCTGGAGGGCGACAAGCTCCCCGTGATCGGCGACGGCGCACTGATGGCCGCACTCGGCCAGGCCCGCAGCCACACCATGCGGGACATCGTCTCCTCCATCCAGGCCGAGCAGGACCTGGTGATCCGGGCGCCCGCCGCCTCGGTCACCGAGGTCTCCGGCGGTCCCGGCACCGGCAAGACCGCGGTCGCGCTGCACCGGGCCGCCTACCTGCTCTACCAGGACCGGCGGCGGTACGCGGGCGGCATCCTCGTCGTCTCGCCGACGCCGCTGCTGGTCGCGTACACCGAAGGGGTGCTGCCCTCGCTCGGCGAGGAGGGCCAGGTCGCGATCCGCGCCGTCGGCTCGCTGTCCGACGAGGCGGCGGGCACCGAGGGCGCCACCACCTACGACGAACCGGCCGTGGCGCGCATCAAGGGCTCCTCCCGGATGCTCCACGTGCTGCGCAAGGCGGCCCGCGGGGCGCTGGAGCAGCCCGCGGCCCGCCCGGCGGCCCAGGAGGGCCAGCTGGCCTTCGGGGAGGCCGAGGAGGCGCCCCAGGAGGCGGCCACGCCCACCCGGCTCAGGGTGGTGGCCTTCGGCGCCCGCGTGGAACTCCACGAGGACGAGCTCCGGCGCATCCGCAACAACGTCCTGTCCGGCACCGCGCCGGTCAACCTGCTGCGCCCGCGCGCCCGCAAGCTGCTGCTCGACGCGCTGTGGAACCGGTCGTCGGGCCGCGGCCGCTACACCGACCAGGAGCTCGCGGCCGAACTGCGCTCGTCGTTCGACGAGGACGTCTCCACGGAGACGCCGTTCATCGAGTTCCTGAACGCCTGGTGGCCCGAGCTCACCCCGCGCGGGGTGCTCGCGGCGATGGCCGACGAGAAGCGGCTCGCCCGGTGGGCGCGCCGGACCCTCAACCAGGGCGAGGTGCGCCGGCTCGCGCGCTCCCTGAAGCGGCTGGACGCGGAGGGCCGCGGCCCGCTGTCCGTCCACGACGTGGCGATCCTCGACGAGCTGCAGACGCTGCTCGGCACCCCGCACCGGCCCAAGCGCAAGCGCGAGTTCGATCCGCTGGACCAGCTCACGGGTCTTGAGGAGCTGATGCCGCAGCGCGAGGAGACCCAGTGGGAGCGGGCCGAGCGGCTCGCGGCGGAGCGCACGGAGTACGCGCACGTCATCGTCGACGAGGCGCAGGACCTCACGCCGATGCAGTGGCGGATGGTCGGCCGCCGCGGCCGGCACGCCACCTGGACGATCGTCGGCGACCCGGCGCAGTCCTCCTGGTCCGATCCGGACGAGGCGTCGGCGGCGCGTGACGAGGCGCTGGGCAGCCGTCCGCGCCGGAACTTCACGCTGACCGTCAACTACCGCAACCCGGCGGAGATCGCCGAGCTGGCGGCCAAGGTCCTGGCGCTCGCGATGCCGGGCATGGAGTCCCCGGCCGCGGTCCGCTCCACGGGCGTGAAGCCGCGCTTCGAGACCGTGCGGGACGGCGATCTGGCCGGGACGGTGCGCGAGGAGGCGCGGCGGCTGCTCGGCGAGGTGGACGGCACGGTGGGTGTCGTCGTCGCGATGAACCGGCGGGCGCAGGCCCGTGGCTGGCTCGCGGAGCTCGGCGAGCGCGTGGTGGCGCTGGGCAGCCTGGAGGCGAAGGGTCTGGAGTACGACGCCACGGTGGTCGTCTCGCCCGCGGAGATCGCGGACGAGTCCCCGGCGGGGCTGCGGGTGCTGTACGTGGCGCTGACGCGCGCGACGCAGCAGCTGACGGTCGTCTCCGGGGAGCGGGACCTGCCCGACGAGGACGGGGTGCCGGACCTGCTCAGGGACTGA
- a CDS encoding extracellular solute-binding protein, with product MMFSARIAVPAAALVLAGLTATACAPQTSDTGSKEDDKTGTLRVWLFQEVGNKPKEKVVDAATAAFRKAHEGAKVEIEYIPVETRAQRVKAAFNDPDSAPDLIEYGNTDTAGYVKDGGLADVSAEFAAWDDAKDTDPTAKESVTVGGKVYGAPLFVGVRALYYRTDVFSRMGIEAPKSQAELISTAKKIHKEQPDLYGLAVGGAYTYGAMPFIWANGGELADGSGSAYKAAINSDKARKGIEAYTSLFGAANCPAAKCAAMGGNATVTAFASGKAAMAIGGDFSHAAVEAGTVKGKYAVVPLPGLAEGSVAPAFAGGNNIGVLKSTKHRTLAVGLMKELTGKATQAKMFDAMGFLPTYKDVRAEAAKREPFVAPFVATLGAGTRFVPASPAWGQIDSSLILPTMFQEIVSGRKNVAKASDDAAKKMDAAFADAG from the coding sequence ATGATGTTTTCTGCCCGAATTGCCGTTCCGGCCGCGGCGCTTGTGCTGGCCGGCCTCACCGCCACCGCCTGCGCGCCGCAGACCTCCGACACCGGCTCCAAGGAGGACGACAAGACCGGCACGCTCCGCGTCTGGCTGTTCCAGGAGGTCGGCAACAAGCCCAAGGAGAAGGTCGTCGACGCCGCGACCGCCGCCTTCCGCAAGGCCCACGAGGGCGCGAAGGTCGAGATCGAGTACATACCGGTCGAGACCCGCGCCCAGCGCGTCAAGGCCGCGTTCAACGACCCCGACAGCGCCCCCGACCTCATCGAGTACGGCAACACGGACACCGCCGGCTACGTCAAGGACGGCGGACTCGCCGATGTCAGCGCGGAGTTCGCCGCCTGGGACGACGCCAAGGACACCGACCCGACGGCCAAGGAGTCGGTGACGGTCGGCGGCAAGGTCTACGGGGCCCCGCTCTTCGTCGGCGTCCGCGCGCTCTACTACCGCACCGACGTGTTCTCCCGGATGGGCATCGAGGCGCCCAAGTCCCAGGCCGAGCTGATCTCCACCGCGAAGAAGATCCACAAGGAGCAGCCGGACCTGTACGGACTCGCCGTCGGCGGCGCGTACACCTACGGTGCGATGCCCTTCATCTGGGCCAACGGCGGCGAACTCGCCGACGGGAGCGGCAGCGCGTACAAGGCCGCCATCAACAGCGACAAGGCCCGCAAGGGCATCGAGGCCTACACCTCCCTGTTCGGCGCCGCCAACTGCCCGGCCGCCAAGTGCGCCGCCATGGGCGGCAACGCGACCGTCACGGCCTTCGCCTCAGGCAAGGCCGCCATGGCCATCGGCGGCGACTTCAGCCACGCCGCCGTCGAAGCCGGCACGGTCAAGGGCAAGTACGCCGTCGTCCCGCTGCCCGGACTCGCCGAGGGCTCCGTCGCCCCCGCGTTCGCGGGCGGGAACAACATCGGCGTGCTGAAGAGCACCAAGCACCGCACCCTGGCCGTCGGCCTGATGAAGGAACTCACCGGCAAGGCCACCCAGGCGAAGATGTTCGACGCGATGGGCTTCCTGCCGACGTACAAGGACGTACGGGCCGAAGCGGCGAAGCGCGAGCCGTTCGTCGCCCCCTTCGTCGCCACGCTCGGCGCGGGCACCAGGTTCGTCCCCGCATCGCCGGCCTGGGGACAGATCGACTCCTCGCTGATCCTGCCGACGATGTTCCAGGAGATCGTCAGCGGCCGTAAGAACGTGGCGAAGGCCTCGGACGACGCCGCGAAGAAGATGGACGCGGCGTTCGCCGACGCGGGCTGA
- the murA gene encoding UDP-N-acetylglucosamine 1-carboxyvinyltransferase, with product MTGTDDVLLVHGGTPLEGEIRVRGAKNLVPKAMVAALLGSGPSRLRNVPDIRDVRVVRGLLQLHGVTVRPGDEPGELLLDPTHVESANVADIDAHAGSSRIPILFCGPLLHRLGHAFIPGLGGCDIGGRPIDFHFDVLRQFGATIEKRADGQYLEAPQRLRGTKIRLPYPSVGSTEQVLLTAVLAEGVTELSNAAVEPEIEDLICVLQKMGAIISMDTDRTIRITGVDRLDGYTHRAIPDRLEAASWASAALATEGNIYVRGAQQRSMMTFLNTFRRVGGAFEIDDEGIRFWHPGGALNAIALETDVHPGFQTDWQQPLVVALTQAAGLSIVHETVYESRLGFTSALNQMGAHIQLYRECLGGSDCRFGQRNFLHSAVVSGPTKLQGADLVIPDLRGGFSYLIAALAAQGTSRVHGIDLINRGYENFMEKLEKLGAKVELPGGSLV from the coding sequence ATGACCGGCACAGACGATGTCCTGCTTGTCCACGGCGGAACCCCGCTGGAGGGTGAGATCCGCGTCCGAGGCGCCAAGAACCTGGTGCCGAAGGCAATGGTCGCCGCGCTGCTCGGCAGCGGGCCCAGCCGGCTGCGCAACGTGCCGGACATCCGCGATGTCCGGGTGGTGCGCGGGCTGCTGCAACTGCACGGCGTGACGGTCCGTCCGGGTGACGAACCGGGTGAGCTGCTCCTCGACCCGACCCATGTCGAGAGCGCGAACGTCGCCGACATCGACGCCCACGCGGGCTCGTCGCGCATCCCGATCCTCTTCTGCGGCCCGCTGCTGCACCGGCTGGGCCACGCGTTCATCCCGGGCCTCGGCGGCTGCGACATCGGCGGCCGGCCGATCGACTTCCACTTCGACGTGCTGCGCCAGTTCGGCGCGACGATCGAGAAGCGGGCGGACGGCCAGTACCTGGAGGCCCCGCAGCGGCTGCGCGGCACCAAGATCCGGCTGCCGTACCCCTCGGTCGGCTCCACCGAGCAGGTGCTGCTGACCGCGGTGCTCGCCGAGGGTGTCACCGAGCTGTCCAACGCGGCCGTGGAGCCGGAGATCGAGGACCTCATCTGCGTACTGCAGAAGATGGGCGCGATCATCTCCATGGACACCGACCGGACCATCCGGATCACCGGTGTGGACCGGCTCGACGGTTATACGCACCGGGCCATCCCGGACCGCCTGGAGGCCGCCTCCTGGGCGTCCGCGGCGCTGGCGACCGAGGGCAACATCTACGTCCGCGGCGCCCAGCAGCGCTCGATGATGACGTTCCTGAACACCTTCCGCCGGGTCGGCGGCGCCTTCGAGATCGACGACGAGGGCATCCGCTTCTGGCACCCGGGCGGCGCGCTGAACGCCATCGCGCTGGAGACGGACGTGCACCCCGGCTTCCAGACCGACTGGCAGCAGCCGCTGGTCGTGGCGCTGACGCAGGCCGCCGGCCTGTCGATCGTGCACGAGACGGTGTACGAGTCCCGGCTCGGCTTCACCTCGGCGCTCAACCAGATGGGCGCGCACATCCAGCTCTACCGCGAGTGCCTGGGCGGCAGCGACTGCCGCTTCGGCCAGCGCAACTTCCTGCACTCCGCGGTCGTCTCCGGGCCGACGAAGCTGCAGGGCGCGGATCTGGTCATCCCGGACCTGCGCGGCGGTTTCTCGTACCTGATCGCCGCCCTGGCGGCCCAGGGGACGTCCCGGGTCCACGGGATCGACCTGATCAACCGCGGCTACGAGAACTTCATGGAGAAGCTGGAGAAGCTCGGCGCGAAGGTCGAGCTGCCCGGCGGTTCACTGGTCTGA
- a CDS encoding NAD-dependent malic enzyme, which produces MATAPSVSYSMTVRLEVPASGTAVSQLTTAVESSGGSVTGLDVTASGHEKLRIDVTIAASSTSHADEIVEGLRDIEGVVLGKVSDRTFLMHLGGKIEMASKHPIRNRDDLSMIYTPGVARVCMAIAENPEDARRLTIKRNSVAVVTDGSAVLGLGNIGPMAALPVMEGKAALFKRFAGIDAWPICLDTQDTDAIVEIVKAIAPGFAGINLEDISAPRCFEIEARLREALDIPVFHDDQHGTAIVVLAALTNALRVVGKGIGDVRVVMSGAGAAGTAILKLLIAAGVKHTVVADIHGVVHAGREDLVSAAAGSPLRWIADNTNPESVTGTLKEAVVGADVFIGVSAPNVLDGDDVAAMADGAIVFALANPDPEVDPAIARRTAAVVATGRSDFPNQINNVLVFPGVFRGLLDAQSRTVNTEMMLAAAGALADVVAEDEVNANYIIPSVFNDKVAGAVAGAVRDAAKAAGAAVTGPTSV; this is translated from the coding sequence ATGGCAACGGCGCCCAGCGTCTCGTACTCGATGACGGTCAGGCTGGAGGTGCCCGCGAGCGGCACAGCGGTCTCCCAGCTCACCACGGCCGTGGAGTCCTCCGGTGGCTCGGTCACCGGCCTCGACGTGACCGCTTCCGGCCACGAGAAGCTGCGGATCGACGTCACGATCGCCGCCTCCTCCACCTCGCACGCCGACGAGATCGTCGAAGGTCTGCGCGACATCGAGGGCGTCGTCCTCGGCAAGGTCTCCGACCGTACGTTCCTGATGCACCTCGGCGGCAAGATCGAGATGGCGTCCAAGCACCCCATCCGCAACCGTGACGACCTCTCGATGATCTACACCCCGGGCGTGGCCCGGGTCTGCATGGCGATCGCCGAGAACCCCGAGGACGCCCGGCGCCTCACCATCAAGCGCAACTCCGTCGCAGTCGTGACGGACGGCTCCGCGGTGCTCGGCCTCGGCAACATCGGCCCGATGGCCGCCCTCCCGGTGATGGAGGGCAAGGCGGCCCTCTTCAAGCGCTTCGCGGGCATCGACGCCTGGCCGATCTGCCTGGACACCCAGGACACCGACGCCATCGTCGAGATCGTCAAGGCGATCGCCCCCGGCTTCGCGGGCATCAACCTGGAGGACATCTCGGCGCCGCGCTGCTTCGAGATCGAGGCCCGGCTGCGCGAGGCCCTGGACATCCCCGTCTTCCACGACGACCAGCACGGCACCGCCATCGTCGTCCTGGCCGCGCTGACCAACGCCCTGCGCGTGGTGGGCAAGGGCATCGGGGACGTACGGGTCGTCATGTCCGGCGCCGGAGCGGCCGGTACGGCCATCCTGAAGCTGCTCATCGCCGCGGGCGTCAAGCACACCGTCGTCGCCGACATCCACGGTGTGGTGCACGCCGGCCGCGAGGACCTGGTCTCCGCCGCCGCCGGCTCGCCGCTGCGCTGGATCGCCGACAACACCAACCCGGAGTCCGTCACCGGCACCCTCAAGGAGGCCGTCGTGGGCGCCGACGTCTTCATCGGTGTCTCGGCCCCGAACGTGCTGGACGGCGACGATGTCGCGGCCATGGCGGACGGTGCGATCGTGTTCGCGCTTGCGAACCCGGACCCCGAGGTCGACCCCGCGATCGCCCGCCGGACGGCCGCGGTCGTGGCCACCGGTCGTTCGGACTTCCCCAACCAGATCAACAACGTCCTGGTCTTCCCCGGAGTCTTCCGCGGCCTCCTGGACGCCCAGTCCCGCACCGTCAACACGGAGATGATGCTCGCCGCCGCGGGCGCCCTCGCCGATGTCGTCGCCGAGGACGAGGTGAACGCGAACTACATCATCCCGTCGGTCTTCAACGACAAGGTCGCCGGAGCGGTCGCGGGAGCCGTCCGGGACGCCGCCAAGGCGGCCGGCGCGGCTGTGACGGGCCCCACGTCCGTCTGA
- a CDS encoding sugar ABC transporter permease gives MTANSTAYKAPPAPGTDGPPLRPPRRRPASPAGRPGWTPWLYLLPALVLLGGLLVYPIYQLGLISFLEYTQAQVSGGEPATFQGFGNYATLFGDSQFWQVLLATVVFAAACVLATLFTGCALAVLLTRVRAVPRLALMMAALGAWATPAITGSTVWVFLFDADFGPVNRVLGLGDFSWTYGRYSAFALVLLEVLWCSFPFVMVTVYAGIRAIPTEVLEAAALDGASQWRIWRSVMAPMLRPILVVVTIQSVIWDFKVFTQIYVMTNGGGIAGQNLVLNVYAYQKAFASSQYSLGSAIGVVMLVILLAVTLVYLRLVRRQGEEL, from the coding sequence ATGACGGCGAACAGCACGGCGTACAAAGCGCCCCCCGCGCCCGGGACGGACGGCCCCCCTCTCCGCCCGCCCCGCCGCCGCCCGGCCTCACCGGCCGGGCGGCCCGGCTGGACCCCCTGGCTCTATCTGCTGCCCGCCCTCGTCCTGCTCGGCGGGCTGCTCGTCTACCCGATCTACCAACTGGGCCTGATCTCCTTCCTGGAGTACACCCAGGCCCAGGTCAGCGGCGGTGAACCCGCCACCTTCCAGGGCTTCGGCAACTACGCCACGCTCTTCGGCGACAGCCAGTTCTGGCAGGTGCTGCTGGCCACCGTCGTCTTCGCGGCGGCCTGTGTGCTGGCCACCCTGTTCACCGGCTGCGCGCTGGCCGTCCTGCTGACCCGGGTGCGGGCCGTGCCGCGGCTCGCGCTGATGATGGCCGCGCTCGGCGCCTGGGCGACCCCCGCGATCACCGGTTCGACCGTCTGGGTCTTCCTCTTCGACGCGGACTTCGGACCGGTCAACCGGGTCCTGGGGCTCGGTGACTTCTCCTGGACGTACGGGCGCTACAGCGCCTTCGCCCTGGTGCTCCTCGAAGTCCTGTGGTGCTCGTTCCCGTTCGTGATGGTCACGGTGTACGCCGGCATCCGCGCCATCCCCACCGAGGTGCTGGAGGCGGCCGCGCTGGACGGCGCCTCGCAGTGGCGGATCTGGCGGTCGGTCATGGCGCCGATGCTGCGCCCGATCCTGGTCGTCGTCACCATCCAGTCGGTGATCTGGGACTTCAAGGTCTTCACCCAGATCTACGTCATGACCAACGGCGGCGGCATCGCCGGCCAGAACCTGGTGCTCAACGTGTACGCCTACCAGAAGGCGTTCGCGTCCTCGCAGTACAGCCTCGGCTCGGCCATCGGCGTCGTGATGCTGGTGATCCTGCTGGCCGTCACGCTCGTCTATCTGCGCCTCGTGCGGCGCCAGGGGGAGGAACTGTGA
- a CDS encoding YqgE/AlgH family protein, with product MTEVSSLTGRLLVATPALADPNFDRAVVLLLDHDEEGSLGVVLNRPTPVGVGDILASWAGLTGEPDVVFQGGPVSLDSALGVAVIPGDEGPLGWRRVHGAIGLVDLEAPPELLAAALGSLRIFAGYAGWGPGQLDTELSEGAWYVVESEPGDVSSPSPEGLWRAVLRRQRSELAMIATYPDDPSLN from the coding sequence ATGACCGAGGTGTCCTCGCTCACAGGGCGGCTGCTCGTGGCCACACCCGCCCTGGCGGACCCGAATTTCGACCGTGCGGTGGTGCTGCTCCTCGACCACGACGAGGAGGGCTCGCTCGGCGTGGTCCTGAACCGCCCGACCCCCGTCGGCGTCGGTGACATCCTCGCGTCCTGGGCCGGACTGACCGGTGAGCCGGACGTCGTCTTCCAGGGCGGGCCCGTCTCCCTCGACTCGGCGCTCGGTGTCGCGGTGATCCCCGGCGACGAGGGTCCCCTGGGCTGGCGCCGGGTCCACGGGGCGATCGGCCTGGTGGACCTGGAGGCGCCCCCGGAGCTGCTGGCCGCGGCGCTCGGCTCGCTGCGGATCTTCGCCGGGTACGCCGGCTGGGGGCCCGGTCAGCTGGACACGGAGCTGTCCGAGGGCGCCTGGTACGTCGTCGAATCGGAACCGGGTGACGTGTCCTCGCCCAGCCCGGAAGGTCTCTGGCGGGCGGTACTGCGCCGCCAGCGCAGCGAACTGGCCATGATCGCCACGTATCCGGACGACCCTTCGCTGAACTGA